The following proteins come from a genomic window of Rubinisphaera margarita:
- a CDS encoding PDZ domain-containing protein gives MTRLIVSISTIAVLAAFIAPVAEAGSCSGYSSGPRTTYYRVSTPSFEVRRPLSCSKLPKLGFYGEICRHGMMIHDVEHRSLAWYAGLEEGDVIKKVDGDRIRCDRDWDDALRHACGELCLIVIKCDCGKIQEVHIDLNRNQRRDY, from the coding sequence ATGACACGCCTCATCGTTTCGATTTCGACCATCGCCGTGCTCGCCGCTTTCATCGCTCCCGTCGCTGAGGCTGGCAGCTGTTCGGGGTACAGCAGCGGACCCCGCACTACATACTACAGAGTAAGCACACCGAGTTTTGAGGTTCGGCGACCGCTCAGCTGCAGCAAGCTTCCGAAGCTCGGCTTCTACGGAGAAATTTGCCGGCATGGGATGATGATTCACGATGTCGAGCACCGGTCGTTGGCCTGGTACGCCGGACTGGAAGAAGGCGATGTGATTAAGAAGGTCGACGGCGATCGTATTCGCTGTGATCGAGACTGGGATGACGCCCTGCGTCACGCCTGTGGTGAACTTTGCCTGATCGTTATCAAATGCGATTGCGGCAAGATCCAAGAGGTTCATATCGATCTGAATCGGAACCAGCGGCGCGACTACTAA